One Ananas comosus cultivar F153 linkage group 1, ASM154086v1, whole genome shotgun sequence DNA window includes the following coding sequences:
- the LOC109726782 gene encoding peamaclein-like yields the protein MANKARFLSPVLLLLLLVEMNIFDGPLVQGVEGIDCAAKCDYRCSKAGWHKACIRACNTCCERCHCVPPGTSGNKDVCPCYANMTTHGGRPKCP from the exons ATGGCTAATAAGGCCAGGTTCCTCTCTCCAGTGCTCCTCCTCTTACTCTTGGTTGAG ATGAACATATTTGATGGACCATTGGTACAAGGAGTTGAGGGGATAG ATTGTGCGGCAAAGTGCGACTACCGATGCAGCAAGGCGGGGTGGCACAAGGCGTGCATCAGGGCGTGCAACACCTGCTGCGAGCGGTGCCACTGCGTCCCCCCGGGGACTTCGGGGAACAAGGATGTCTGCCCTTGCTATGCTAACATGACCACCCATGGCGGCCGCCCTAAGTGCCCTTGA
- the LOC109718325 gene encoding probable alkaline/neutral invertase F, whose translation MDGPLGLRKVGSYASVADAGDELDLSRLLEKPPPKLSIERQRSFEERSLSELSISVRALDAAAYDHGMFSPGMRSSGFDTPASSARNSFEPHPMVAEAWEALRRSLVYLRGQPVGTIAAYDHASEEILNYDQVFVRDFVPSALAFLMNGEPEIVKNFLLKTLHLQGWEKKVDRFKLGEGVMPASFKVLHDPIRKTDTLIADFGASAIGRVAPVDSGFWWIILLRAYTKSTGDLSLAETPECQKGMRLILALCLSEGFDTFPTLLCADGCSMIDRRMGIYGYPIEIQALFFMALRCALSMLKHDAEGKEFVERIVKRLHALSYHMRSYFWLDFQQLNDIYRWKTEEYSHTAVNKFNVIPDSIPDWVFDFMPTRGGYFIGNVSPARMDFRWFCLGNCVAILSSLATPEQAMAIMDLIEARWEEIVGEMPLKVAYPAIESHEWRIVTGCDPKNTRWSYHNGGSWPVLLWLLTAACIKTGRPQIARRAIELAESRLLKDGWPEYYDGKLGRYIGKQARKFQTWSIAGYLVAKMMLEDPSHLGMISLEEDKAMKPLIKRSTSWTC comes from the exons atggatggGCCATTAGGGCTTCGGAAGGTCGGGTCATACGCCTCCGTGGCCGACGCCGGAGACGAGCTCGACCTGAGCCGCCTCCTCGAGAAGCCGCCACCGAAGCTGAGCATCGAGCGGCAGCGCTCGTTCGAGGAGCGCTCGCTGAGCGAGCTCTCAATTAGCGTTCGCGCCCTCGATGCGGCAGCGTATGATCACGGCATGTTCTCACCCGGGATGCGGTCCTCGGGATTCGACACCCCGGCCTCGTCGGCGCGGAACTCGTTCGAGCCCCACCCGATGGTGGCGGAGGCGTGGGAGGCTCTCCGCCGCTCGCTGGTCTACCTCCGGGGCCAGCCGGTGGGGACCATCGCCGCCTACGATCACGCCTCCGAGGAGATCCTCAATTATGATCag GTGTTTGTCCGTGATTTTGTGCCGAGTGCTCTGGCTTTCCTAATGAACGGAGAACCAGAAATAGTCAAAAACTTTCTTCTGAAAACGCTTCACCTCCAAGGATGGGAGAAGAAGGTCGACCGCTTCAAGCTAGGGGAAGGCGTGATGCCCGCGAGCTTCAAAGTGTTGCATGACCCAATCCGTAAGACTGACACCCTGATTGCTGATTTTGGTGCGAGTGCAATCGGACGGGTTGCACCAGTCGACTCGGGATTCTGGTGGATCATACTTCTTCGTGCTTACACGAAGTCAACCGGCGATCTTTCTCTTGCGGAAACGCCAGAATGTCAAAAGGGGATGCGGCTTATTCTGGCTTTGTGCCTGTCGGAAGGGTTTGACACTTTTCCCACACTCCTTTGTGCCGATGGATGCTCGATGATTGATCGGAGAATG GGGATATACGGATATCCTATAGAAATCCAAGCTCTCTTCTTCATGGCGTTGAGGTGCGCCCTCTCGATGCTTAAACACGACGCAGAGGGCAAGGAGTTTGTTGAACGTATCGTCAAACGCTTGCACGCATTAAGTTATCACATGCGAAGCTACTTCTGGCTCGACTTCCAACAGCTGAACGACATATACCGCTGGAAAACTGAAGAGTATTCTCACACCGCCGTAAACAAGTTCAACGTAATTCCCGACTCCATTCCCGACTGGGTCTTCGACTTCATGCCCACTCGCGGCGGATATTTCATCGGAAACGTGAGCCCCGCCCGCATGGACTTCCGGTGGTTCTGCCTCGGAAACTGTGTTGCTATATTATCGTCCCTCGCTACTCCGGAGCAAGCTATGGCGATCATGGACTTGATTGAAGCGCGGTGGGAGGAGATTGTCGGGGAAATGCCTTTGAAGGTAGCTTATCCCGCGATCGAGAGCCACGAGTGGAGGATTGTTACAGGTTGCGATCCGAAGAATACCAGGTGGAGTTACCACAATGGAGGATCTTGGCCAG TGCTTCTGTGGCTTCTCACCGCAGCATGCATAAAGACGGGTCGACCGCAAATCGCGAGGCGTGCAATAGAGCTCGCGGAAAGCCGGCTCTTGAAGGACGGCTGGCCGGAATACTACGACGGAAAGCTCGGAAGATACATCGGAAAACAGGCCAGGAAGTTCCAGACTTGGTCCATCGCGGGCTATCTGGTGGCGAAGATGATGCTCGAAGACCCTTCGCATCTCGGCATGATCTCCCTCGAAGAGGATAAGGCGATGAAGCCGCTCATTAAGCGATCGACCTCGTGGACCTGCTGA
- the LOC109715177 gene encoding putative ER lumen protein-retaining receptor C28H8.4, with product MWIYPKGGPIEGSHYNLSIPWFPPALLGLVVTDHDLIAAAAEAVHAAGVGVLVYKLFKEGTCAGLSLKSQELTAIFLAARLYCSFIVEFDIHTFLDFATLTATLWVVYMIRFVLRTSYMEEKDNFAIKTVVVPCALLAVFIHPSSVHTLSNRFLWAFSVYLEAFSVLPQLRVMQNTKIVEPFTAHYVFALGVARFLNCAYCALQFFSTLGFVVFVFGHGPWPGMVLIAEIVQTIILADFCYYYVKSFLSGDLVLRIPSNLV from the exons ATGTGGATATACCCAAAAGGTGGTCCAA ttgaggggtctcatTACAATTTATCCATCCCCTGGTTCCCTCCGGCGCTCCTCGGCCTCGTCGTCACCGACCACGAcctcatcgccgccgccgcagagGCCGTCCACGCCGCCGGGGTCGGCGTCCTCGTCTACAAGCTCTTCAAGGAGGGCACTTGCGCTG GACTCTCCTTGAAATCTCAGGAGTTAACAGCAATATTTTTAGCCGCGAGGCTGTACTGCAGTTTCATCGTCGAATTTGATATACACACATTTCTTGATTTTGCCACACTAACGGCTACTTTGTGGGTTGTTTACATGATTCGGTTTGTATTGCGAACAAGTTACATGGAGGAGAAGGATAACTTTGCAATAAAAACTGTG GTAGTACCGTGTGCTCTTCTAGCTGTTTTCATCCATCCATCCTCGGTTCACACTCTCAGCAACAGATTTCTATGGGCTTTCAGTGTTTACCTGGAAGCTTTCTCAGTTCTACCGCAGCTACGAGTGATGCAAAATACAAAG ATAGTTGAGCCATTTACAGCTCACTACGTGTTTGCCCTCGGCGTTGCTCGATTCTTGAACTGTGCATACTGTGCCCTTCAG tttttcaGCACACTCGGCTTCGTAGTGTTTGTATTCGGACATGGGCCATGGCCTGGAATGGTCCTTATTGCGGAGATCGTCCAGACAATAATCTTGGCGgacttttgttattattatgtgAAAAG TTTTCTCAGTGGTGATCTTGTCCTGAGGATTCCATCAAACTTGGTATGA